From one Candidatus Flexicrinis proximus genomic stretch:
- a CDS encoding zinc ribbon domain-containing protein, with product MIQGLQVNEEFSRRADLAKVTRGREYDKQNLYIRGGGQAPWREIATNVYATGWQGGIGNETPEDIDAPQPYNIPLYQSQGKILQGALSNTMPLARWRAVNSDDPKDVITAKAKNDITELFWRNNPNDEVQPKMCSYFYTDGAFLCYVRSKEDPARFGYRNEPIMEQVPMPVPEGYQCPQCGAAGEPAEVEQMGCPNCGAPFNPEGLTPPSEVMQNVQTGSRKLPNAAEVISIYGKLNYRVPANAGDIPDCLYAQIVEEVSIWSLKAVFPDKADKIMGGDQPVAPTDTTERYTRLALNTTPGGMQGQQQYGVTYGGDTATYTRTWFRPAAYWILDEQTRDELFAAYPDGMYVEMCGTTLLTDPRNESMDDHLYIAHCYPGEGQIRESMGAPILDLQDAVSDGYNTAIDCMRRSVSTTFVDNEVLSRQDMKKTPVLAGSMYPVNNAKGDMARSFFETQPSKMDQSSLNLLNQMLFDLPAQFLGTQPVMQGAPSNQRTSSGLKLQLDQSLGRIGPAWRSLRRAYVKISELAVGVFVKSRNTDVDLPSIGTAGSSKSVVIRKEDLQGSAVAYCESDETFPLSPADRREMLMMLMQNPAFNVLAPENYDQVKPLLGFDFELPGEKAREKQVREIQRLLVGVPEPVMALDEFGAEVQAIDPMTGQPMFQPSVPVNKLENHEAHLSALRSWIETEEAEQLERDSPEGFQNVMLHAQAHEMMLMPPPMPMMPGGAPGLPPPPPGGPGAPPPEGLAAQGPPGASEGDAAMAMGG from the coding sequence ATGATTCAGGGCCTTCAGGTGAACGAGGAGTTCTCCCGGAGGGCGGACCTCGCCAAGGTCACGCGCGGGCGGGAGTACGACAAGCAGAACCTCTACATCCGCGGCGGTGGTCAGGCCCCGTGGCGCGAGATCGCCACGAACGTCTACGCGACCGGGTGGCAGGGCGGCATCGGCAACGAGACGCCCGAGGACATCGACGCCCCGCAGCCCTACAACATCCCGCTCTACCAGTCGCAGGGGAAGATCCTTCAGGGTGCGCTCTCCAATACGATGCCGCTCGCGCGCTGGCGTGCCGTGAACTCGGACGATCCGAAGGACGTCATCACGGCCAAGGCGAAGAACGACATCACGGAGCTGTTCTGGCGCAACAACCCGAACGACGAAGTGCAGCCCAAGATGTGCTCCTATTTCTACACGGACGGCGCGTTCCTCTGCTACGTCCGGTCGAAGGAGGACCCCGCCCGGTTCGGCTACCGCAACGAGCCGATCATGGAGCAGGTCCCGATGCCCGTCCCGGAGGGCTACCAGTGCCCGCAGTGCGGCGCGGCTGGAGAGCCTGCCGAGGTCGAGCAGATGGGCTGCCCGAACTGCGGCGCCCCGTTCAACCCCGAAGGACTCACCCCGCCCTCCGAGGTGATGCAGAACGTCCAGACCGGATCGCGCAAACTGCCCAACGCGGCCGAGGTCATCAGCATCTACGGCAAGCTGAACTACCGCGTCCCGGCCAACGCAGGCGACATCCCGGACTGCCTCTACGCGCAGATCGTCGAAGAGGTCTCCATCTGGTCGCTCAAGGCCGTGTTCCCCGACAAGGCCGACAAGATCATGGGCGGGGACCAGCCCGTCGCGCCGACCGACACGACCGAGCGGTACACGCGGCTTGCGCTCAACACCACCCCCGGCGGCATGCAGGGCCAGCAGCAGTACGGCGTCACCTACGGCGGCGACACGGCCACCTACACGCGGACGTGGTTCCGGCCCGCCGCGTACTGGATCCTCGACGAGCAGACCCGCGACGAACTCTTCGCGGCCTACCCGGACGGCATGTACGTCGAGATGTGCGGGACCACCCTCCTCACCGACCCGCGCAACGAGTCGATGGACGACCACCTGTACATCGCGCACTGCTACCCCGGAGAGGGGCAGATCCGCGAGTCGATGGGCGCTCCGATTCTCGACCTTCAGGACGCGGTGTCCGACGGCTACAACACGGCCATCGACTGCATGCGCCGCTCCGTCTCGACGACCTTCGTCGACAACGAGGTCCTGTCGCGGCAGGACATGAAGAAGACGCCTGTCCTCGCAGGGTCCATGTACCCCGTGAACAACGCGAAGGGCGACATGGCGCGGAGCTTCTTCGAGACGCAGCCGTCCAAGATGGACCAGTCCTCGCTGAACCTCCTGAACCAGATGCTCTTCGACCTGCCTGCGCAGTTCCTCGGGACGCAGCCCGTCATGCAGGGCGCCCCGTCGAACCAGCGCACGTCGTCGGGCCTGAAGCTTCAGCTCGACCAGTCGCTCGGCCGCATCGGTCCCGCGTGGCGCTCGCTCCGCCGGGCCTACGTCAAGATTTCGGAACTCGCGGTTGGCGTCTTCGTGAAGTCGCGCAACACCGACGTCGACCTCCCCTCCATCGGCACGGCCGGATCGTCCAAGTCCGTCGTCATCCGGAAGGAAGACCTTCAGGGGAGCGCGGTCGCGTACTGCGAGTCCGACGAGACGTTCCCGCTCTCGCCCGCTGACCGGCGCGAGATGCTGATGATGCTGATGCAGAACCCGGCGTTCAACGTCCTCGCGCCGGAGAACTACGATCAGGTCAAGCCCCTTCTCGGCTTCGACTTCGAACTCCCCGGCGAGAAGGCCCGCGAGAAGCAGGTCCGCGAGATTCAGCGGCTCCTCGTGGGCGTGCCTGAGCCCGTGATGGCTCTGGACGAGTTCGGCGCCGAGGTGCAGGCCATCGACCCGATGACCGGCCAGCCGATGTTCCAGCCGAGCGTTCCGGTGAACAAGCTGGAGAACCACGAGGCGCACCTTTCGGCGCTCCGGTCGTGGATCGAAACCGAAGAGG
- a CDS encoding PAS domain-containing protein — protein sequence MAGSITVLVTFGWQVTKGVRRFKASIESFKKTWDSYGARLDEVHGLCRDLNVKVARLVALKRAERDLEGSCTFEATDAGSVVHVSHGWTRLTGCAIDAARGSGWLSCVHPDSREEVRDAWRTALATSETFDLEFFLTHGTKVRGRAKPLYDGNTVVGWAALWERVDQDFLEDSHPNLLRVQR from the coding sequence ATGGCCGGTTCCATCACAGTCCTCGTCACGTTCGGATGGCAGGTGACCAAGGGCGTGCGTAGGTTCAAGGCGTCCATTGAGTCGTTCAAAAAGACGTGGGATAGCTACGGCGCCCGTCTCGATGAGGTGCATGGCCTATGCCGCGACCTCAACGTGAAGGTCGCCCGTCTCGTTGCGCTTAAGCGAGCGGAGCGCGACCTCGAAGGTAGCTGCACGTTCGAGGCTACCGACGCCGGATCGGTCGTCCACGTCTCTCACGGGTGGACGCGCCTGACCGGCTGCGCCATCGACGCGGCTCGTGGGTCGGGCTGGCTCTCGTGTGTGCATCCTGATTCACGGGAAGAGGTGCGGGACGCATGGCGTACTGCCCTCGCGACGAGCGAGACGTTCGATCTGGAGTTCTTCCTGACGCACGGCACTAAGGTACGCGGCAGGGCCAAGCCCCTGTACGACGGCAACACCGTCGTTGGCTGGGCTGCGCTGTGGGAGAGGGTCGATCAGGACTTCCTCGAAGACTCGCACCCCAACCTCCTGAGAGTGCAGCGTTGA